The following are encoded together in the Meriones unguiculatus strain TT.TT164.6M chromosome 16, Bangor_MerUng_6.1, whole genome shotgun sequence genome:
- the Ppp1r18 gene encoding phostensin isoform X2 — MTAIPDWKLQLLARRRQEEAAVRGREKAERDRLSQMPAWKRGILERRRAKLGLPPGEASPVPGNAEAGPPDPDESAVLLEAIGPVHQNRFIQQERQRQQQQRTEALGDRKPGPLEALERRSSPGNLRDESPKGRESREERLSPREPRDRRLVIGGAQESSSRTLETRDWRQSPAEARDPSSRPGEAQKWRLSPGDAPEESLRSASPGDHSPKRTEVLESRLSPGEAGDLKVSLTEAHRWSLDSRDPRKQSEIQLEATAWRLNSGEERSGCSEECGRREESPTSGSAWDQSPATEAVQGTTAGEVESAEQRPSPEAGGDRISKPAEGWKWTLNSGKARERIPWDLETQTQKPGPPASSETHPGPSGAEAGGEAEEEKAGAQSRPLRAQHNLGAGPSLLPPEHSRAEGSRQQEEEGAEPRPPTPAPLSPPPPAAPQPAGDPLMSRLFYGVKAGPGVGAPRRSGHTFTVTPRRCAPPASAAPPVPPAPADAAGPGAGKKRYPTAEEILVLGGYLRLSRSCLVKGSPERHHKQLKITFSETALETTYQYPSESSVLEDLGPEPEVPSAAHPSATQPDEDEDDEEEEELLLPQGLRSGLRTKALIVDESCRR; from the exons ATGACCGCTATCCCGGACTGGAAGCTACAGTTGCTCGCCCGGAGGCGGCAGGAGGAGGCAGCGGTTCGCGGCCGGGAGAAGGCAGAGCGCGACCGCCTGTCCCAGATGCCGGCCTGGAAGCGGGGAATCCTGGAGCGCCGCAGAGCCAAGCTGGGCCTGCCTCCTGGAGAGGCGAGCCCTGTGCCTGGGAATGCAGAGGCCGGACCTCCCGACCCAGATGAATCTGCTGTCCTCCTTGAGGCCATAGGACCCGTACATCAGAACAGATTCATCCAACAGGagcggcagcggcagcagcagcagcgaacTGAGGCGCTTGGTGACAGGAAGCCTGGGCCTCTGGAGGCTCTAGAACGGAGATCCAGTCCCGGTAATTTAAGAGATGAGAGCCCCAAGGGGAGAGAGTCAAGAGAAGAGAGACTGAGCCCCAGAGAGCCCAGAGACAGGAGGCTGGTGATAGGGGGAGCCCAAGAGTCAAGTTCTAGGACTTTGGAGACTCGAGACTGGAGGCAGAgcccagcagaggccagagaccCGAGTTCAAGACCAGGAGAAGCTCAGAAATGGAGGCTGAGCCCCGGAGACGCTCCAGAGGAGAGCCTCAGATCAGCGAGTCCTGGAGACCACAGTCCCAAGAGGACAGAGGTActggaaagcaggctgagccctGGGGAGGCTGGCGACCTGAAGGTCAGCCTGACGGAGGCCCACAGATGGAGTCTTGACTCGAGAGACCCCCGGAAGCAGAGTGAGATACAGCTGGAGGCCACAGCGTGGAGGCTGAACTCAGGAGAGGAGCGGAGCGGCTGCTCGGAGGAGTGCGGGAGGCGGGAAGAGAGCCCGACTTCGGGGAGTGCCTGGGACCAGTCTCCGGCGACAGAGGCGGTTCAGGGCACCACCGCTGGAGAGGTGGAGAGCGCCGAGCAGAGGCCCAGCCCTGAGGCGGGTGGAGACAGGATCTCGAAGCCCGCTGAAGGCTGGAAATGGACCCTGAACTCTGGGAAGGCTCGAGAACGGATACCTTGGGACTTAGAGACGCAAACTCAGAAGCCAGGGCCTCCGGCGTCTTCAGAGACGCACCCGGGGCCTTCTGGTGCGGAGGCTGGaggggaggctgaggaggagaaggcgGGGGCTCAGAGCAGGCCTCTGAGAGCCCAGCACAACCTCGGCgctgggccctccctcctcccaccagaGCACTCTAGGGCGGAAGGctccagacagcaggaagaggaaggcgCGGAACCCCGGCCCCCAACGCCAGCCCCtctgtctcccccacccccagccgcCCCCCAGCCCGCTGGGGATCCCCTCATGAGCCGACTGTTCTATGGGGTGAAGGCAGGACCGGGGGTGGGGGCGCCCCGCCGCAGCGGACACACCTTCACTGTCACCCCGCGGAGGTGCGCGCCCCCGGCCAGCGCGGCCCCTCCGGTCCCCCCCGCCCCGGCCGATGCTGCGGGGCCTGGGGCCGGGAAGAAGCGGTACCCGACTGCTGAGGAGATCCTGGTACTGGGAGGCTACCTCCGCCTCAGCCGCAGCTGCCTTGTCAAGGGGTCCCCCGAGAGACATCACAAACAG CTGAAGATCACCTTCAGTGAGACGGCCCTGGAAACCACCTACCAGTACCCTTCCGAGAGCTCGGTACTGGAGGATCTGGGCCCGGAGCCTGAGGTCCCCAGCGCTGCCCACCCCTCCGCGACCCAGCCGGACGAGGACGAGgacgacgaggaggaggaggagctgctgCTGCCCCAGGGGCTCCGGAGCGGGCTGCGCACCAAGGCCCTGATAGTGG ATGAGTCCTGCCGGCGGTGA
- the Ppp1r18 gene encoding phostensin isoform X1, translating to MTAIPDWKLQLLARRRQEEAAVRGREKAERDRLSQMPAWKRGILERRRAKLGLPPGEASPVPGNAEAGPPDPDESAVLLEAIGPVHQNRFIQQERQRQQQQRTEALGDRKPGPLEALERRSSPGNLRDESPKGRESREERLSPREPRDRRLVIGGAQESSSRTLETRDWRQSPAEARDPSSRPGEAQKWRLSPGDAPEESLRSASPGDHSPKRTEVLESRLSPGEAGDLKVSLTEAHRWSLDSRDPRKQSEIQLEATAWRLNSGEERSGCSEECGRREESPTSGSAWDQSPATEAVQGTTAGEVESAEQRPSPEAGGDRISKPAEGWKWTLNSGKARERIPWDLETQTQKPGPPASSETHPGPSGAEAGGEAEEEKAGAQSRPLRAQHNLGAGPSLLPPEHSRAEGSRQQEEEGAEPRPPTPAPLSPPPPAAPQPAGDPLMSRLFYGVKAGPGVGAPRRSGHTFTVTPRRCAPPASAAPPVPPAPADAAGPGAGKKRYPTAEEILVLGGYLRLSRSCLVKGSPERHHKQGAQGQAQRVHLPSCLQLKITFSETALETTYQYPSESSVLEDLGPEPEVPSAAHPSATQPDEDEDDEEEEELLLPQGLRSGLRTKALIVDESCRR from the exons ATGACCGCTATCCCGGACTGGAAGCTACAGTTGCTCGCCCGGAGGCGGCAGGAGGAGGCAGCGGTTCGCGGCCGGGAGAAGGCAGAGCGCGACCGCCTGTCCCAGATGCCGGCCTGGAAGCGGGGAATCCTGGAGCGCCGCAGAGCCAAGCTGGGCCTGCCTCCTGGAGAGGCGAGCCCTGTGCCTGGGAATGCAGAGGCCGGACCTCCCGACCCAGATGAATCTGCTGTCCTCCTTGAGGCCATAGGACCCGTACATCAGAACAGATTCATCCAACAGGagcggcagcggcagcagcagcagcgaacTGAGGCGCTTGGTGACAGGAAGCCTGGGCCTCTGGAGGCTCTAGAACGGAGATCCAGTCCCGGTAATTTAAGAGATGAGAGCCCCAAGGGGAGAGAGTCAAGAGAAGAGAGACTGAGCCCCAGAGAGCCCAGAGACAGGAGGCTGGTGATAGGGGGAGCCCAAGAGTCAAGTTCTAGGACTTTGGAGACTCGAGACTGGAGGCAGAgcccagcagaggccagagaccCGAGTTCAAGACCAGGAGAAGCTCAGAAATGGAGGCTGAGCCCCGGAGACGCTCCAGAGGAGAGCCTCAGATCAGCGAGTCCTGGAGACCACAGTCCCAAGAGGACAGAGGTActggaaagcaggctgagccctGGGGAGGCTGGCGACCTGAAGGTCAGCCTGACGGAGGCCCACAGATGGAGTCTTGACTCGAGAGACCCCCGGAAGCAGAGTGAGATACAGCTGGAGGCCACAGCGTGGAGGCTGAACTCAGGAGAGGAGCGGAGCGGCTGCTCGGAGGAGTGCGGGAGGCGGGAAGAGAGCCCGACTTCGGGGAGTGCCTGGGACCAGTCTCCGGCGACAGAGGCGGTTCAGGGCACCACCGCTGGAGAGGTGGAGAGCGCCGAGCAGAGGCCCAGCCCTGAGGCGGGTGGAGACAGGATCTCGAAGCCCGCTGAAGGCTGGAAATGGACCCTGAACTCTGGGAAGGCTCGAGAACGGATACCTTGGGACTTAGAGACGCAAACTCAGAAGCCAGGGCCTCCGGCGTCTTCAGAGACGCACCCGGGGCCTTCTGGTGCGGAGGCTGGaggggaggctgaggaggagaaggcgGGGGCTCAGAGCAGGCCTCTGAGAGCCCAGCACAACCTCGGCgctgggccctccctcctcccaccagaGCACTCTAGGGCGGAAGGctccagacagcaggaagaggaaggcgCGGAACCCCGGCCCCCAACGCCAGCCCCtctgtctcccccacccccagccgcCCCCCAGCCCGCTGGGGATCCCCTCATGAGCCGACTGTTCTATGGGGTGAAGGCAGGACCGGGGGTGGGGGCGCCCCGCCGCAGCGGACACACCTTCACTGTCACCCCGCGGAGGTGCGCGCCCCCGGCCAGCGCGGCCCCTCCGGTCCCCCCCGCCCCGGCCGATGCTGCGGGGCCTGGGGCCGGGAAGAAGCGGTACCCGACTGCTGAGGAGATCCTGGTACTGGGAGGCTACCTCCGCCTCAGCCGCAGCTGCCTTGTCAAGGGGTCCCCCGAGAGACATCACAAACAG GGTGCCCAAGGCCAGGCCCAGCGTGTGCATCTGCCCTCTTGCCTGCAGCTGAAGATCACCTTCAGTGAGACGGCCCTGGAAACCACCTACCAGTACCCTTCCGAGAGCTCGGTACTGGAGGATCTGGGCCCGGAGCCTGAGGTCCCCAGCGCTGCCCACCCCTCCGCGACCCAGCCGGACGAGGACGAGgacgacgaggaggaggaggagctgctgCTGCCCCAGGGGCTCCGGAGCGGGCTGCGCACCAAGGCCCTGATAGTGG ATGAGTCCTGCCGGCGGTGA